In Kryptolebias marmoratus isolate JLee-2015 linkage group LG4, ASM164957v2, whole genome shotgun sequence, the following proteins share a genomic window:
- the fam219aa gene encoding protein FAM219A isoform X2, with product MMEEIDRFQVPPVNGETQPLDLAASSTLEAQPDTKGESVALNYKPPPLQVQIEKQRDLARKASVKNGTVGSPVNQQPKKNARTRLVVPNKGYSSLDQSPDEKPLVALDTDSDDDFDMSRYSSSGYSSAEQINQDLNIQLLKDGYRLDEIPDDEDLDLIPPKAVNSTCMCCQAAPSTACQIQ from the exons ATGATGGAAGAAATCGACAGGTTCCAAGTGCCTCCTGTCAACGGAGAGACGCAGCCTTTG GACCTGGCAGCGTCCTCCACTTTAGAGGCACAGCCTGACACTAAAGGAGAGAGCGTGGCCTTGAACTACAAGCCCCCACCACTGCAGGTCCAAATAG AGAAACAGAGGGACCTTGCCAGGAAGGCCTCGGTGAAGAATGGCACCGTGGGAAGTCCTGTCAATCAGCAGCCCAAGAAGAATGCTAGGACAAG GTTGGTGGTGCCAAACAAAGGCTATTCCTCTTTAGACCAGAGCCCAGACGAGAAGCCCCTGGTAGCATTGGACACTGACAG TGACGATGACTTTGACATGTCCAGATACTCTTCATCAGGATACTCCTCAGCCGAG CAAATCAATCAGGACCTGAACATCCAGCTCCTGAAGGACGGGTACCGGCTCGATGAGATCCCAGACGACGAGGACCTGGATCTCATCCCCCCCAAAGCAGTCAACTCCACCTGCATGTGCTGCCAGGCTGCTCCCTCCACAGCTTGTCAAATCCAGTAG
- the fam219aa gene encoding protein FAM219A isoform X1, which yields MMEEIDRFQVPPVNGETQPLDLAASSTLEAQPDTKGESVALNYKPPPLQVQIEKQRDLARKASVKNGTVGSPVNQQPKKNARTRLVVPNKGYSSLDQSPDEKPLVALDTDSDDDFDMSRYSSSGYSSAEVRCLRDQQINQDLNIQLLKDGYRLDEIPDDEDLDLIPPKAVNSTCMCCQAAPSTACQIQ from the exons ATGATGGAAGAAATCGACAGGTTCCAAGTGCCTCCTGTCAACGGAGAGACGCAGCCTTTG GACCTGGCAGCGTCCTCCACTTTAGAGGCACAGCCTGACACTAAAGGAGAGAGCGTGGCCTTGAACTACAAGCCCCCACCACTGCAGGTCCAAATAG AGAAACAGAGGGACCTTGCCAGGAAGGCCTCGGTGAAGAATGGCACCGTGGGAAGTCCTGTCAATCAGCAGCCCAAGAAGAATGCTAGGACAAG GTTGGTGGTGCCAAACAAAGGCTATTCCTCTTTAGACCAGAGCCCAGACGAGAAGCCCCTGGTAGCATTGGACACTGACAG TGACGATGACTTTGACATGTCCAGATACTCTTCATCAGGATACTCCTCAGCCGAGGTGAGATGTCTGAGGGACCAG CAAATCAATCAGGACCTGAACATCCAGCTCCTGAAGGACGGGTACCGGCTCGATGAGATCCCAGACGACGAGGACCTGGATCTCATCCCCCCCAAAGCAGTCAACTCCACCTGCATGTGCTGCCAGGCTGCTCCCTCCACAGCTTGTCAAATCCAGTAG